Genomic window (Falco cherrug isolate bFalChe1 chromosome 4, bFalChe1.pri, whole genome shotgun sequence):
TGGAAAAGGTCCTACACTCTGCAAGGCAACATCAAGTCCTTAGTTTGTCTGTGTCCCACTGACAGGGCTGTCAGAGCGACAGGAGACCCACTGCTTGACGTAGCTCCGTGGAAAGTCTTCCCCCTCCCGCTCAAGAGGACTGTTTTGCTCAAATTCACAGTCAACTGGACTCCCGCAGTCCGAGTCCACAAAGCCACTGTCAATAGTGTCCAAATCTACGCAGATCATCGGGTAACTATCACCGGGCCTTGCAATGTGAGGGAAGAAGTCATAGGAGCCTTCACTGTAGGAAACACTCTCACCATCAGGAGAAGGTAGGGAACCTGCGTTTTCCAAATCCCACTGATCAGGCTGCAAGCAAAGTGCTTCTAGGATGctccccacccctccttccAAAGCCCCTTCTACttgctggtgggctgggacacttGCACTCCCCGGGTGGTCTGTGGACACAGAGCCTGAAGCAAGTATTCTGTCCTGCATGCTCAGGTCAGCCAGGTGCAAGCCACTGGATGTCCTTCTGTCTTCATCGTCAACGTTAACCCTGGGGTAACCAGTTTCTCCAGCACTGTTATCTTCCTCACTGGTATGCTCATGTCCTCTGTACACACGGTTACAGTTGCACGGGCAGTTACAAGGTGTAAATTCATCAGCCACAGTCACAGTGTCAATGGACAAGTGCCCGTATGACTGGTCCTGAGTCACACTGCTACTGTTCGTGCTAGACAGCAGGGACTGGCTATCCTGACCCGGGGTAGTTAGGCAAGACACACAGGGCTTGCAAGGCAGATCTTTTTTCAGCTCGCGCAGCTCCTCCTGTGAGGTACTGTTGGAAGGATGCACGGTGTAAACTTCTAGGACCTCTGGAAGGACTATTCCCCATTCAAAGAAATTGAGGgtcatttttgtgtgtgaggCACCAACCCACTTCTGCATAAAAGGACggagggagagagagattaGTACAATCAGGTTCTATCATTGCTATCATTAAGGCTCCACAGAAATGACCAAAGTTCTCATGCTTTTAGAGGCAAAGTCAAACTCTGACTCCTCCAAAACAGCAGGGTATGAGATGCTGCTATTACCagacacaggcagctgcagcagaactgactcaaaataattgaaaataattagCTTTGAGGGGTTTGCATGGCTTTGCAGGTTTCTTTATGCTGCAAAGAATGCCAGTGCCCACAGCAGCACTCCTTCGTGCATCAGTCTGAGGTCCCAGCCCAAGCCACCAAGGGTCCCTGCTCTCTTGTCTTGGACACTGCTTCTCCGGGGGAGAAGCTGATTGTCCTTCCTTATGTGCTGCATCTCCAGCCAACACACAGATAGCCCTGCTCCATCACATACCTCAGTTCCCTGGGATTCTGTATGCCTTGCCCCATACCAGCCTTTTCTCTCACAGTGACAAGAAGGAAGCAGGGGGGTAGGCAGGGGATGGGAACCTCCAAAAGCTGTAgccactgcctgctgcagatAACACTCGCTCAGGTGATTAGGGAGTGCCGCATACTGAATCTTGCCTTTCTGTGTCACCAGTAGTATTACATTCTGCCCTGTGCCATGCATTATCTCTAGATCACAAGCCTTGTGCATTCAGCCATATCTGCAAGTAAAGGCATCTCTGACCTAAGAGCAATGTAaaagtttctgttctttttgaagAAGTCACTGAATCAGACACCCAGATCACAGAAAACTTTAGGCATGTGCCACTAAGGAATGCCAGTAAGTCCTACCAGAGGATTCTATAGCCcagcagctggacacagcacagGCTCAAGATTTGGTTCTGCTCCCTGTCTGACACTTGCCTaacagctgggctgtgccaagGCTCTTCTAAGTGCACCACTTTCTCCTGCATATAAAATAGGTAACAATGCTGAGCTTCATAAACAGTGTGAAGGCTTCTGACAGAGTGCTTCATGAGAGCTGGGTGTTGCCACAG
Coding sequences:
- the IL21R gene encoding interleukin-21 receptor isoform X3; this translates as MCTVDMTELPADTKVQVDATETADRQRMISKGFFMAENIKPQPPFNLTAVFSEGYNISWETIYQNSPFYFLNEELEYQLRYKRRTDTWETQKTKAVHEDKRTLVILPWEFQANTEYEFQVRARPREDTGYHGFWSEWSPPLTLKTSPAAVTQTASMGWMLLFGVVVAITVSITTFLAKQRSLWKKMTCIPDPAPFFKPLYLVHNGDFKKWVGASHTKMTLNFFEWGIVLPEVLEVYTVHPSNSTSQEELRELKKDLPCKPCVSCLTTPGQDSQSLLSSTNSSSVTQDQSYGHLSIDTVTVADEFTPCNCPCNCNRVYRGHEHTSEEDNSAGETGYPRVNVDDEDRRTSSGLHLADLSMQDRILASGSVSTDHPGSASVPAHQQVEGALEGGVGSILEALCLQPDQWDLENAGSLPSPDGESVSYSEGSYDFFPHIARPGDSYPMICVDLDTIDSGFVDSDCGSPVDCEFEQNSPLEREGEDFPRSYVKQWVSCRSDSPVSGTQTN
- the IL21R gene encoding interleukin-21 receptor isoform X2, with the translated sequence MRNKLWLQSISFFLLFQCTTRCENLTCFVDYVQTLSCILRNDLGASLFNLTATWVPEEDPENTVAACSLLQLSRNSSHTQYMCTVDMTELPADTKVQVDATETADRQRMISKGFFMAENIKPQPPFNLTAVFSEGYNISWETIYQNSPFYFLNEELEYQLRYKRRTDTWETQKTKAVHEDKRTLVILPWEFQANTEYEFQVRARPREDTGYHGFWSEWSPPLTLKTSPAVTQTASMGWMLLFGVVVAITVSITTFLAKQRSLWKKMTCIPDPAPFFKPLYLVHNGDFKKWVGASHTKMTLNFFEWGIVLPEVLEVYTVHPSNSTSQEELRELKKDLPCKPCVSCLTTPGQDSQSLLSSTNSSSVTQDQSYGHLSIDTVTVADEFTPCNCPCNCNRVYRGHEHTSEEDNSAGETGYPRVNVDDEDRRTSSGLHLADLSMQDRILASGSVSTDHPGSASVPAHQQVEGALEGGVGSILEALCLQPDQWDLENAGSLPSPDGESVSYSEGSYDFFPHIARPGDSYPMICVDLDTIDSGFVDSDCGSPVDCEFEQNSPLEREGEDFPRSYVKQWVSCRSDSPVSGTQTN
- the IL21R gene encoding interleukin-21 receptor isoform X1, which encodes MRNKLWLQSISFFLLFQCTTRCENLTCFVDYVQTLSCILRNDLGASLFNLTATWVPEEDPENTVAACSLLQLSRNSSHTQYMCTVDMTELPADTKVQVDATETADRQRMISKGFFMAENIKPQPPFNLTAVFSEGYNISWETIYQNSPFYFLNEELEYQLRYKRRTDTWETQKTKAVHEDKRTLVILPWEFQANTEYEFQVRARPREDTGYHGFWSEWSPPLTLKTSPAAVTQTASMGWMLLFGVVVAITVSITTFLAKQRSLWKKMTCIPDPAPFFKPLYLVHNGDFKKWVGASHTKMTLNFFEWGIVLPEVLEVYTVHPSNSTSQEELRELKKDLPCKPCVSCLTTPGQDSQSLLSSTNSSSVTQDQSYGHLSIDTVTVADEFTPCNCPCNCNRVYRGHEHTSEEDNSAGETGYPRVNVDDEDRRTSSGLHLADLSMQDRILASGSVSTDHPGSASVPAHQQVEGALEGGVGSILEALCLQPDQWDLENAGSLPSPDGESVSYSEGSYDFFPHIARPGDSYPMICVDLDTIDSGFVDSDCGSPVDCEFEQNSPLEREGEDFPRSYVKQWVSCRSDSPVSGTQTN